Below is a window of Podarcis muralis chromosome 5, rPodMur119.hap1.1, whole genome shotgun sequence DNA.
GTAGGATTTATTGCTTTTTCTTTGCTTGTGAAGAGTTAATAGAAGCTGCTAACCAGGGCCTTCCAAATTTCAGGTACACATTACAGGGTGTATTCTCCACCCCTGCACATGAGGATTTAATCAATATAACGGAAAACTTAGGCACACTGCTGTATCAAAACTAACTTTTAACAAGGGCAGAGTTTGCTAAGGACAATTTCCTGGGTCTCTGCATTCATTCTGTTTTCCTCCAGTGGCAAAAAACATTCTGGATGTGCAACGTGCAAGAGATAAATACCACCCACCTGTCcattagtatttttaaaaattgtccttGGATTGCATCACAAATGCTGAAACGGCTACAGAAGTAGCACAGTTAATATACTTCTCATTTTGTCAATCAATACCAACATCAAAATGCATTATTGATATAAAATCAGCCAGCTCCTCATTAATGCTTCTAGACCCTTGCTTGGCTCACACGGTCATGTAGGGGGAAAACAAGTTTCCTTGATTGGTGCAAATCCTTCAGAGCTTTTTGGCTTTCCGCCCTGTTCAGCTCTGGGCTCTGGCTTGCAAAGGGCAACCAGCATCGTCTATGGCTTGTACTGGGTAGACTGGCAGGACCAGGTGGGATATGCGGCTCCACAACCCACTCAGTTTGTCCGTGTCCATGTGGTTGTAGGATGTGGGCATGTCTGAGTCCGTGAACTTGGCCCAGAGGAAGTCCCGTACATTTTCCTCCACAGTCTGTAGGCCAACATTAGGCTCCAGGTTCTCATCCTCCAGCAAGACTGTCAAAATCAGCGCCACGTCTCTGAAAGCTGCGCTCTCGTGGTCGCAGTACTTGTAAAAGATCCAGGTGGAAGCCGCAGGCAGAGACTCAAACTGGTGCACCACAGCCGCCTTCCCCCCTCTGTGGAAGCCAGAGGTGAGCTCCTCGTCGACAGCCAGCTTGGCCCTATCGCTGCTGAGAGTGGATTTCGAGGCTCCATCCACCTGGACCGTGCTGCCGCCGAGGGATGAGGAGTAGGTATCTGCAATCTGGGAGCTGAGGCACTTCAAGGTTGCTTTGCCTTCCTGCGCCGAGGCAAGGAGTAAGATAGCTGGCTCCGTGTGGCGGGAAGCATTCAGGTGTTTCTGTAGGACTTTGCGGACCCGGGCCCACAGGTAAGGTCTCTGACCCGGGAAGCTCTCCTTCAGAGGTTCAAATCTTGACAGGAAGGCCTCCACAACTGGGTTTTTGGGCACATTCAGAGGGGGAGAAGTGAGATAGCCAGAAACGCTTATAAAAACAGCAGCCAAAAGCACCCCAGCTCCCAGAGCAAACCCATGGGACACAAAACCTGAAGAAAGACAGAAAAACATGATTCAGAAAGGAGCCCAATATACCACAAAATGCCTTATCATTACTAATATTTGTAAGCCACTCAAGgaagtctctctcccctctccccaccgaccggctgaagagcaggataaaaaatGCTATCAATCAAATTGTTGTCTGTTGCactgtgaaaatcaataaaaagctttattttaaaatcactaaAAGTCAATCAATCCACATGGCAATAGACTCAGGGTGACACACGGCGGACGGCATAGACTAGCTTCACCTTGTACTGAAAATATTTCATACTCCAAAGGCAGCTGCCACCTCCTGACACGCACACCAGGCTCCGTTGGCAGCAAAGTTGCTGTCAAACACCAGCTCTGCCCCATGGCCAGCTTCCCAGGGGCCGCATGCAAGTGGTGGGGAGGGCCAGAGAGAAAACTGAGGAGCAGGGGCAGCAATAAAATGAGCAAGGCAATGTCTGTGCCTCTTATTTttgtagcccaggggtcagcaaaccttttcagcagggggccggtccactgaccctcagagcttgtggggggccggactactggggggggggggatgaacgaatttctatgccccacaaataacccagagctgcattttaagtaaaagcacattctactcatgtaagagctcgcagaccatccacaggctggatttagaaggcgattgggccggatccggcccccgggccttagtttgcctacccatgttctagccgCATGAAAGCTCACCTGACCtctgatgttgctgctgcttaccaggaggtagagggaaggagagaggagaggtgtTGGTGAGGTGGGAATGTTGCAAGCGAAACAGCCAAGCCCATCCAGGGTTTCTGCGGCCGAGTTTGCACTTTGCCAGCCTCACCTccatcctcctctctctccctcctggtaagtaGCAACACAACTGACCAAAGGTCAGGTGAACATGGCAGACCCACCATGCCATCACTGCTGCCGCCTGGGTAGAAGCATTGGGGAGGGTAtagggcagggaataataataataataataataattatacctgTAGGGATATCGCGGAGCGGGGTCCGGCCACaatctgcctgcacgcgtgaccctgGGGTGCAGGGAAAACTCCCCCTCAGACAAGCCACATTGTCCCCTATGtctgaccttttgcggtctcagagtcagcggtgtcctgtctgtaagtttttccctgagaccttttgtctcctacgtcatacactgtgcaaggggaaaatgacgctgtggaacaggtgccaaaatagctttcCACCACCCCACGATTTTgggacggaagatgtgtaaaggtcccAGCccaaaaatgtatctgcctggcttgcatatttgtctcaataaaaagaggctccacaggaatggtgggagcttgCTCGCTTCAgaccacctgtgcgcagctcatatcatgatcaacacctgtcttgggccttcacttcaataccccccacccatctggctgggtttccccagccattctgggcggcttccaacaaaggattaaaaatacattaaaacatcagtcactacaaacttccctaaacacgtgGCCTggggtcccaagggccagagagagagaaggggtgggtCACATTCGACCCGTGGGAGAGAGATGTGCCACCCCTTTCTTGCACAAGAAACCCTGGCTGAAAAGGAATAGACAGTTTCGGATACTAAGAACTGGAGTAACATTCCCAATACAAGcccttttaatttaatttcccTTTTTGTCATTTCTTAATTAAAATTCATTTGATCAGCTTTGTTGCTATGCAGAAGACAAAGGTTTTCTCACCATTACGCGGCTGCTCCATCGGTCGTTCTCTGGCGCTCTGCTGGCTTGCCTCTTCTGCGCAGGGATCAGCCTCTGCTTTGCGTCCCGTGTGCCCTGAGAAGAACATCAGCATTACCAGAAATAGCAGCAAGGAAGAAGTCCAGCCGGCCCAAAAGCAagaccagaagaaaaagaaatcatgtaGTGTACCAGCTAAAACGTGAGGGCGCCTGCCCCGAAAGCTCCCTTCTTATAAATGTGGAGGTGAGTCAGCTCAAATTCTTGCTCTCTGGTATTTTGGAAAATGAGATTTAGGTAGGGCGTAAGTTTCGTTTCCAATGTGGCAATGCTTTTAACTACACTCTCGTAGcacacctcctcccccccccctttccatcttGCACTTAAATGTCCAAATGTCTTGCACATTATAGTCCAaatgctattcatcaggaaataaggatttgttttaagtttttcatgtgtgctaaaattcagtctaagtttttttatataaaaaaatcatttaaccaCATCAGACATGGATacgtatgctataatgttattgtttcagttaaataaattgtttaaattgttattaaggaaataattatttttctccttccaataaatcacagcagaaaagttgtccaaatataaagttaacttattaaacctcacaataatttcataattatctgtcaatgtatttctaatagtataaccaaatcagtaatttttgatataactgcaaaaactactctgaaaatttattattccaaaaatgaaaccttcatctggttgtaaatattaagattataccagcaagaatgagtctttctgtaaaaaataaataatgatttaaatcaagtcttactaatgatttaaatcatgatttaaatcaattcgatttgatttaaatcaaatccacagAACAAGATTACCAAAAGTCAGGTTAGGAGTGGTATGTATTTCCTTCTAGTCTGTTCTTCTGACTTCTAATTCTAACAGCTAACTGCCTGTTTAAAATATATGAGCTTTATCCTCTTCCtctttaataacaaaacaaacaacaacaccacaccaATCATCACACATTCCATGCtggagcaactttttaaaaaataatcatgcaACAAGAATCAGTTTTATACTTTTATGTACTTTATTCCAGGTGCTTAATTTAAACCCGCTGGTCCTGATCTGTTTCTTTAGTGCAGAATTTTAGACTGGTCTCTTTCATGTGTATATGCAGTCAAGGTTAGTTACCATGGAATAGTTACTACAGTCTTACCTTCAGTCAAAGATCTTTCCAATCCAGGGCCTTCAGGCTTTTGAACAAAGGTTTCACTTTCCTCGTCCAACAGATTCTCTTTTGCATCACGAGGATCCTCCAAGGAGTTCTCTCTTTGCTGGCTCTGTGAACTCACTTTTTCCTGAAGGATGGTTTCAGGTGAACTGTTCTTCTCTTCCATTGGAGAATCTTGTAGACCAACTTGGGCTGAACATTCAGCCCTTTCATCTAAGGAACCTACCGCATCTTCGGGTGCAAAACTGTCTGATAAACTATCTGTGCCTGAGGAAGGCAATATATCACATCCTGGAGGACCACCTGTCTCTATTTTCAGGAGATTTCCGTCAGAATCTAAGTCCTCTGTTCTTCCCTCAAGTTGTTCCAAGGAGTGCAGGCTCTGCTGGTCCTCTGAGCTCATTTTGTCTTCTGGAGTAGTGTTGAGCAAATTGTTTTCCTCTTCTGTGAGAGAATATTGCCGGGTAACTTGGGCTACACACCCAGTCCTTTCACCTAATGGGTATACCACATCTTTATCTTCAGAACTGCCAGATATGCTAAATGAACCCGGGGAAAGCCTTGCGTTGCATCCCGAAGGGCCACTGGGCTCCATTTTCAGCAGAACTCTGTCAGACTCCAAGGGCTTTTCCAACAAGGAATCCTCTATGGTTTCTTCCGTTTCATTTTGTAGAGTATTGGGTGAGATATCGTCCGTATTTGGGGGCTGAAGAGTCATTTTCCAGTGTGTTATCAGCTTCTCTTTTCCAGGGAAGCCTGTATGGGCCACAGAGAAAAATAACGGGCTGTTGTGGAATTATCAGGTGATTTTGAGTTACAACTTACTTAAAACCTCACAGTCTTGTTTTGAGGACAAAACAGGGCAGAAGAGAaccatatacaccaccttgagctccctaaAGGAAAGGTAGGACATAAATGTGAtagataataaaaaaataaaataaaaccagagtCCCTATGTATTCAAGAAGCTTTTACAGTTCCATGCAGAGGAGATATCACACTGCACATCCAGTAGATTGCTACAAACCACAGCTTCAAACAGATTaatatttattgttgttttatttctattgttttgttATTCTTTGTATGGTATGTTGGGCAGTCTTTGGCTGAAAGGTGGGCTGAAAGTATCTTAAATAAACCAACAAAATAGTAGCCGGTGGCAAAGCCAGCCCTATTGTTCACAATTTTATCCTGTCCTTTGTTCAAGGAGCTTTATTCTGTTTCACTTTCTGACTTCCCAGGATTACTCATTTCCCAGAaatgaggttatagggaaccaggcagagggccttctcggtagtggcacccgccctgtggaacgcccttccatcagatgtcaaggaaataagcatagTTTCGCCCCTGCCCTGGGTACCCTGTTGCCTGAGGTGATCGCCTCATCTGACCTTATGGATGGGCCAGCCCTGTCTACAGTGCATGTAGGTGGAAGGAAATTTCCCTTGATAAAGAGTTCCTGTATTTTCCCAACAAAGTGCGCTTCATAGCGAGGCATTCCTGATCGAACCAGGGTTTAGATTTGTTGGAGTATAATGGTtgtcacgggacgcgggtggcgcagtgggttaaaccacagagcctaggacttgccaatcagaaggtcagtggtttgaatccccgcaacggggtgagctcccgttgctcggtccctgctcctgccaacctagcagttcgaaagcacatcaaagtgcaagtagataagtaggtaccgctccagcaggaaggtaaacggcatttccgtgcgctgctctggttcgccagaattggcttagccatgctggccacatgacccggaagctgtacgctggctccctcggccaatagagcgagatgagcactgcaaccccagagtcggccacgactggacctaatgttcaggggtccctttacctttaatagttgtcGCATTGCTTTTTTTGGAGTCAAACAGGGTTGAAGAAGTGAAATCAAATCCTGGAACAAGTTTATTCTAGTTTCAGGGCATGAGGAGTTTAAGAGGTTGTCTCTCCTAATGAGGAATGTGTCTGAGCGTAAATCCCAGATAAAGAGCAATATTGTTATATAAGGCAAAGGAACATGAATTTGCCTTAAAGCAGGGAAACCAGCTTTCCTAGTTTCAACCCACGTCTATTTCCTATATCTTACGGTGGTCTCGAAAATATTGATTACTCTCCAGTCCATCCGAACACATTTGTAGCCAaggccaggggtggaggaacGGGGGCAGCCCAAATGCTGGACATCAGCTCCTACCAGCTTGGTCAGACATGATGGAAACTGCACTCCgataacattggggggggggtcacaagtTGCTCACCCGTTCAGGGCACTCACATAACACCCACACCTGGGTGCTCACGCGGAGAGCCAACGTGGGCAGGCGCTGCCAGTCCGTGGAGAGGGTTCCCACCCGTTCCTTGCCTGCTTCGCGTTTTGTTATTTTCAGACTTGTTTGGCTAACCAAGCGCTGCAGAGGAACTCCAAGAGCCGCAACTGCAAGAGCCGATCACGGCCATGCATTGGGGAGAGCCAGGGGTGGTGAAGAAAAACGGGGCGCTCGCCTCGCGCGCCcctttctcccagaacccagcgaaaGGCGCGACCGAAACCCACCTTTCACGCGCTTTCCAAGCGTTGGCTAATTCTTCTCTCTTttgcgctcctcctcctcctcctccactctcTGACCAGGAAGTAAAGATGAAAACAGACTCTTTCCCTGTAGAAAGTGACTTCAGGCAGGCCTTccctttgtgcgtgtgtgtgttgcttgcaagaaggggttttgttttgtttttgcgcaGAGAGATTACGACCCCCAAAGCCTCCCCAAACTTCCTAGCAATTCCTACTGGAAGCCCAGCAGCGCAGCGCACTCACACGCCCAGGACTTTCCTACCAACGTCAACACCATTCATCCCTAATGGCACCGGGTTCCCCCCCACCCGAGGGATGCTGGGACATGTAGTTTTCTCAACCCTCCGTGTCCTATTTAGGAGAAAAAGAAACCAGGTTGACGAGGAAGGAGCTGCAAGAGGACCCGGGCAATGTTCCTTCCAGCTTGGAAAAGTCCCTTTTGTTTGCGCTCTCCGACTCCTGCTGCGCTTTTGTGCTTTATCTCTT
It encodes the following:
- the TOR1AIP2 gene encoding torsin-1A-interacting protein 2, which encodes MTLQPPNTDDISPNTLQNETEETIEDSLLEKPLESDRVLLKMEPSGPSGCNARLSPGSFSISGSSEDKDVVYPLGERTGCVAQVTRQYSLTEEENNLLNTTPEDKMSSEDQQSLHSLEQLEGRTEDLDSDGNLLKIETGGPPGCDILPSSGTDSLSDSFAPEDAVGSLDERAECSAQVGLQDSPMEEKNSSPETILQEKVSSQSQQRENSLEDPRDAKENLLDEESETFVQKPEGPGLERSLTEGHTGRKAEADPCAEEASQQSARERPMEQPRNGFVSHGFALGAGVLLAAVFISVSGYLTSPPLNVPKNPVVEAFLSRFEPLKESFPGQRPYLWARVRKVLQKHLNASRHTEPAILLLASAQEGKATLKCLSSQIADTYSSSLGGSTVQVDGASKSTLSSDRAKLAVDEELTSGFHRGGKAAVVHQFESLPAASTWIFYKYCDHESAAFRDVALILTVLLEDENLEPNVGLQTVEENVRDFLWAKFTDSDMPTSYNHMDTDKLSGLWSRISHLVLPVYPVQAIDDAGCPLQARAQS